The following coding sequences lie in one Vitis vinifera cultivar Pinot Noir 40024 chromosome 19, ASM3070453v1 genomic window:
- the LOC100261730 gene encoding probable WRKY transcription factor 2 isoform X2, which yields MAGIDDHVAIIGDWVPPSPSPRMFFSMMLGDDVDSRATSEPTNENRNEGFFLGSPEQIMSGDTDKKTLAGDLGDQLTEFGAFSDQKLSSRGGLVERIAARAGFNAPRLNTESIRSADLSLNPDVRSPYLTIPPGLSPTTLLESPVFLSTSHISAATIPQQSFPSIEVSVQSENSLPSQIMEPTKVHSQSRNTFHVQADLSRSSTEKDIPATIASDPTVLGTVGSAEHSPPLDEQQDEDGDQRGGVDNMVGGAPAEDGYNWRKYGQKQVKGSEFPRSYYKCTHPNCQVKKKVERSHEGHITEIIYKGAHNHSKPPPNRRSAIGSSNPLSDMQLDIPEQAGPHGGDGDPVWASTQKGTAAGAPDWRHDNLEVTSSSLGPEFCNTSTTLQGQNGAPFESSDAVDASSTFSNDEDDDDRVTHGSVSLGYDGEGDESESKRRKVEAYATEMSGATRAIREPRVVVQTTSEVDILDDGYRWRKYGQKVVKGNPNPRSYYKCTNAGCTVRKHVERASHDLKSVITTYEGKHNHDVPAARNSSHVNSGASGTGPAQAAAAAAAAATVQTHVHRSDSSQVHNMARFDRPPSFGTFNLPGRQQLGPSHGFSFGMNQPGLANLGMAGLGPTQGKLPALPVHPYLGQQRQVNEMGFMLPKGEPKVEPMSEPSLNLSSGSAVYHQIMSRLPLGPQM from the exons ATGGCGGGTATTGATGACCATGTTGCTATAATTGGAGATTGGGTGCCTCCCAGTCCAAGCCCGAGAATGTTCTTCTCAATGATGCTAGGTGATGATGTTGACTCAAGAGCAACCTCTGAACCTACCAACGAAAATAGAAATGAGGGTTTCTTTCTGGGATCTCCAGAGCAGATTATGTCTGGGGATACTGACAAAAAGACACTAGCTGGTGACTTGGGTGATCAATTGACTGAATTCGGTGCATTTTCTGATCAGAAATTAAGCTCACGGGGAGGTCTTGTGGAAAGGATAGCAGCCAGAGCTGGATTTAATGCTCCAAGGTTGAATACAGAAAGTATCAGATCTGCTGACCTGTCATTGAACCCTGATGTTCGGTCTCCTTACCTGACAATCCCTCCTGGTCTCAGTCCAACTACACTGCTAGAATCTCCAGTTTTTCTCTCGACTTCACAT ATATCTGCTGCGACCATTCCACAGCAATCATTTCCTAGTATTGAGGTCTCAGTTCAGTCAGAGAACTCTCTACCTTCTCAAATTATGGAACCTACCAAAGTCCACTCTCAGAGTAGGAACACATTCCATGTTCAGGCAGACTTATCCAGATCATCCACTGAAAAAGATATCCCTGCTACTATTGCTTCAGATCCAACTGTCCTTGGTACAGTTGGCAGTGCTGAACATTCTCCACCACTTGATGAGCAACAAGATGAGGATGGAGATCAAAGGGGTGGTGTAGACAACATGGTTGGTGGTGCCCCAGCCGAGGATGGATATAATTGGAGAAAATATGGACAGAAGCAAGTAAAAGGCAGCGAATTTCCACGAAGTTATTACAAGTGCACGCATCCAAATTGTCAAGTTAAGAAGAAGGTGGAACGGTCTCATGAAGGCCACATAACAGAGATCATCTACAAGGGAGCCCACAATCACTCCAAACCTCCACCCAATCGCCGATCAGCCATTGGGTCATCTAATCCACTCAGTGACATGCAGCTAGATATACCAGAACAGGCAGGGCCACATGGTGGTGATGGTGATCCAGTTTGGGCAAGCACCCAAAAGGGAACTGCTGCTGGAGCTCCTGATTGGAGGCATGATAACCTTGAGGTGACATCATCATCTTTGGGCCCTGAATTCTGCAACACGTCTACCACTTTGCAGGGTCAGAATGGTGCTCCTTTTGAATCAAGTGATGCAGTGGATGCCTCATCCACCTTTTCtaatgatgaagatgatgatgatcgAGTGACACATGGCAGTGTATCATTGGGTTATGATGGTGAAGGAGATGAATCTGAATCAAAGAGAAG GAAAGTCGAAGCTTATGCAACAGAAATGAGTGGAGCCACCAGAGCAATTCGTGAGCCTAGAGTTGTGGTTCAGACAACCAGTGAGGTGGATATCCTTGATGATGGATATCGCTGGCGCAAGTATGGGCAGAAAGTCGTGAAAGGAAATCCGAATCCAAG GAGTTACTACAAGTGCACCAATGCAGGCTGCACAGTAAGGAAGCATGTGGAGAGGGCATCACATGACCTTAAGTCAGTTATAACCACATATGAAGGGAAGCACAATCATGATGTTCCTGCTGCTCGCAATAGCAGCCATGTCAACTCTGGTGCTTCCGGCACAGGACCTGCCCAAGCAGCAgcagctgctgctgctgctgcaacTGTTCAAACCCATGTTCACAGGTCAGACTCATCACAAGTTCATAACATGGCGAGGTTTGACAGGCCTCCTTCATTTGGTACATTCAACCTGCCTGGAAGGCAGCAGCTGGGGCCTTCCCATGGTTTCTCTTTCGGGATGAATCAACCAGGCCTGGCCAATCTTGGAATGGCTGGCTTGGGCCCTACCCAAGGCAAGCTGCCTGCTCTGCCGGTTCATCCATATCTGGGACAGCAACGCCAGGTGAATGAAATGGGTTTCATGTTGCCAAAAGGAGAACCAAAGGTGGAGCCCATGTCAGAACCCAGTCTAAACCTCTCCAGCGGCTCTGCTGTTTATCATCAAATTATGAGCAGGCTACCGCTTGGACCTCAGATGTaa
- the LOC100261730 gene encoding probable WRKY transcription factor 2 isoform X1 produces MAGIDDHVAIIGDWVPPSPSPRMFFSMMLGDDVDSRATSEPTNENRNEGFFLGSPEQIMSGDTDKKTLAGDLGDQLTEFGAFSDQKLSSRGGLVERIAARAGFNAPRLNTESIRSADLSLNPDVRSPYLTIPPGLSPTTLLESPVFLSTSHAQPSPTTGKFPFIPNVNNRSSMLIPAAPDRSKEDLFEDFNTSSFAFKPVAESGSSFFNNGASKISAATIPQQSFPSIEVSVQSENSLPSQIMEPTKVHSQSRNTFHVQADLSRSSTEKDIPATIASDPTVLGTVGSAEHSPPLDEQQDEDGDQRGGVDNMVGGAPAEDGYNWRKYGQKQVKGSEFPRSYYKCTHPNCQVKKKVERSHEGHITEIIYKGAHNHSKPPPNRRSAIGSSNPLSDMQLDIPEQAGPHGGDGDPVWASTQKGTAAGAPDWRHDNLEVTSSSLGPEFCNTSTTLQGQNGAPFESSDAVDASSTFSNDEDDDDRVTHGSVSLGYDGEGDESESKRRKVEAYATEMSGATRAIREPRVVVQTTSEVDILDDGYRWRKYGQKVVKGNPNPRSYYKCTNAGCTVRKHVERASHDLKSVITTYEGKHNHDVPAARNSSHVNSGASGTGPAQAAAAAAAAATVQTHVHRSDSSQVHNMARFDRPPSFGTFNLPGRQQLGPSHGFSFGMNQPGLANLGMAGLGPTQGKLPALPVHPYLGQQRQVNEMGFMLPKGEPKVEPMSEPSLNLSSGSAVYHQIMSRLPLGPQM; encoded by the exons ATGGCGGGTATTGATGACCATGTTGCTATAATTGGAGATTGGGTGCCTCCCAGTCCAAGCCCGAGAATGTTCTTCTCAATGATGCTAGGTGATGATGTTGACTCAAGAGCAACCTCTGAACCTACCAACGAAAATAGAAATGAGGGTTTCTTTCTGGGATCTCCAGAGCAGATTATGTCTGGGGATACTGACAAAAAGACACTAGCTGGTGACTTGGGTGATCAATTGACTGAATTCGGTGCATTTTCTGATCAGAAATTAAGCTCACGGGGAGGTCTTGTGGAAAGGATAGCAGCCAGAGCTGGATTTAATGCTCCAAGGTTGAATACAGAAAGTATCAGATCTGCTGACCTGTCATTGAACCCTGATGTTCGGTCTCCTTACCTGACAATCCCTCCTGGTCTCAGTCCAACTACACTGCTAGAATCTCCAGTTTTTCTCTCGACTTCACAT GCTCAACCCTCTCCAACAACGGGAAAATTCCCATTTATTCCAAATGTTAACAATAGGAGCTCCATGTTGATCCCAGCGGCCCCTGATAGGAGTAAAGAAGATCTGTTTGAGGACTTCAATACCTCATCTTTTGCATTCAAGCCTGTTGCAGAATCGGGTTCCTCCTTTTTTAATAATGGAGCCAGCAAA ATATCTGCTGCGACCATTCCACAGCAATCATTTCCTAGTATTGAGGTCTCAGTTCAGTCAGAGAACTCTCTACCTTCTCAAATTATGGAACCTACCAAAGTCCACTCTCAGAGTAGGAACACATTCCATGTTCAGGCAGACTTATCCAGATCATCCACTGAAAAAGATATCCCTGCTACTATTGCTTCAGATCCAACTGTCCTTGGTACAGTTGGCAGTGCTGAACATTCTCCACCACTTGATGAGCAACAAGATGAGGATGGAGATCAAAGGGGTGGTGTAGACAACATGGTTGGTGGTGCCCCAGCCGAGGATGGATATAATTGGAGAAAATATGGACAGAAGCAAGTAAAAGGCAGCGAATTTCCACGAAGTTATTACAAGTGCACGCATCCAAATTGTCAAGTTAAGAAGAAGGTGGAACGGTCTCATGAAGGCCACATAACAGAGATCATCTACAAGGGAGCCCACAATCACTCCAAACCTCCACCCAATCGCCGATCAGCCATTGGGTCATCTAATCCACTCAGTGACATGCAGCTAGATATACCAGAACAGGCAGGGCCACATGGTGGTGATGGTGATCCAGTTTGGGCAAGCACCCAAAAGGGAACTGCTGCTGGAGCTCCTGATTGGAGGCATGATAACCTTGAGGTGACATCATCATCTTTGGGCCCTGAATTCTGCAACACGTCTACCACTTTGCAGGGTCAGAATGGTGCTCCTTTTGAATCAAGTGATGCAGTGGATGCCTCATCCACCTTTTCtaatgatgaagatgatgatgatcgAGTGACACATGGCAGTGTATCATTGGGTTATGATGGTGAAGGAGATGAATCTGAATCAAAGAGAAG GAAAGTCGAAGCTTATGCAACAGAAATGAGTGGAGCCACCAGAGCAATTCGTGAGCCTAGAGTTGTGGTTCAGACAACCAGTGAGGTGGATATCCTTGATGATGGATATCGCTGGCGCAAGTATGGGCAGAAAGTCGTGAAAGGAAATCCGAATCCAAG GAGTTACTACAAGTGCACCAATGCAGGCTGCACAGTAAGGAAGCATGTGGAGAGGGCATCACATGACCTTAAGTCAGTTATAACCACATATGAAGGGAAGCACAATCATGATGTTCCTGCTGCTCGCAATAGCAGCCATGTCAACTCTGGTGCTTCCGGCACAGGACCTGCCCAAGCAGCAgcagctgctgctgctgctgcaacTGTTCAAACCCATGTTCACAGGTCAGACTCATCACAAGTTCATAACATGGCGAGGTTTGACAGGCCTCCTTCATTTGGTACATTCAACCTGCCTGGAAGGCAGCAGCTGGGGCCTTCCCATGGTTTCTCTTTCGGGATGAATCAACCAGGCCTGGCCAATCTTGGAATGGCTGGCTTGGGCCCTACCCAAGGCAAGCTGCCTGCTCTGCCGGTTCATCCATATCTGGGACAGCAACGCCAGGTGAATGAAATGGGTTTCATGTTGCCAAAAGGAGAACCAAAGGTGGAGCCCATGTCAGAACCCAGTCTAAACCTCTCCAGCGGCTCTGCTGTTTATCATCAAATTATGAGCAGGCTACCGCTTGGACCTCAGATGTaa
- the LOC100256628 gene encoding putative 4-hydroxy-4-methyl-2-oxoglutarate aldolase 3 — protein MAALATAEVCDSNAAHLTSGDLRVLQPIFQSYGQCRAFSGPIVTLKVFEDNVLVRALLETRGEGRVLVIDGGGSMRCALVGGNIGQLAQNMGWAGIVVNGCIRDVDEIKDCDIGVRALGAHPMKSNKKGIGEKHVPVYIAGALIRDGEWLYADSDGILVSKFELSL, from the coding sequence ATGGCTGCCTTAGCAACTGCTGAAGTTTGTGATTCAAATGCAGCACATCTGACGAGCGGTGATTTGCGTGTTTTGCAACCAATCTTCCAGAGTTATGGGCAGTGTCGAGCTTTCTCAGGCCCCATTGTCACACTTAAGGTATTTGAGGACAATGTGTTGGTAAGGGCGCTTCTTGAAACCAGAGGTGAAGGAAGAGTCCTAGTTATAGATGGTGGAGGAAGCATGAGATGTGCCTTGGTGGGAGGGAATATAGGACAGTTGGCACAAAATATGGGATGGGCTGGAATTGTGGTGAATGGCTGCATTAGAGATGTAGATGAGATTAAGGATTGTGATATTGGAGTTAGAGCCTTGGGGGCTCATCCCatgaaatcaaacaaaaaaggCATCGGTGAGAAGCATGTCCCTGTTTACATAGCAGGTGCCTTAATTCGTGATGGGGAATGGTTATACGCAGACAGCGACGGTATTCTAGTCTCAAAATTTGAGCTCTCTCTTTGA
- the LOC100249741 gene encoding receptor-like protein kinase BRI1-like 3, which translates to MKRGWRASWSEEHGVGLFCFLLLLMASDAKDLSDDDDDVVGLLAFKSSSVVSDPTGFLSDWSHDSPRPCAWRGVSCSSSGRVVALDLTNAGLVGSLQLSRLLALENLRHVHFHGNHFSEGDLSRSYRGSCKLETLDLSANNLTLPLAGPPLLLGCQRLASLNLSRNFIPGGSLAFGPSLLQLDLSRNKISDSAFVDHFLSNCQNLNLFNLSDNKLAAKLSASSLSPCKNLSTLDLSYNLLSGEMPVGHSSPPSLRLLDLSHNNFSAKLSSIEFGECGNLTVLDLSHNDFSGTDFPPSLRNCELLETLDLSHNVLEYKIPGDLLGNLRNLRWLSLAHNRFMGEIPPELAATCGTLQGLDLSANNLSGGFPLTFASCSSLVSLNLGNNRLSGDFLTMVISTLPSLKYLYVPFNNLTGSVPLSLTNCTQLQVLDLSSNAFTGTFPPGFCSDASQSVLEKILLADNFLSGTVPLELGNCQKLRSIDLSFNNLSGPIPYEIWTLPNLSDLVMWANNLTGEIPEGICIKGGNLETLILNNNRINGTIPLSLANCTNLIWVSLASNQLTGEIPAGIGNLHNLAVLQLGNNTLNGRIPSELGKCQNLIWLDLNSNGFSGSVPSELASEAGLVTPGLVSGKQFAFVRNEGGTACRGAGGLVEFEGIRSERLASFPMVHSCPSTRIYSGVTVYTFSSNGSMIYLDLSYNSLSGTIPQSFGSLNYLQVLNLGHNQLTGNIPDSLGGLKAIGVLDLSHNNLQGYIPGALGSLSFLSDLDVSNNNLTGPIPSGGQLTTFPASRYDNNSGLCGVPLPPCGSDAGDHPQASSYSRKRKQQAVAAEMVIGITVSLFCIFGLTLALYRMRKNQRTEEQRDKYIESLPTSGSSSWKLSSVPEPLSINVATFEKPLRKLTFAHLLEATNGFSAESLIGSGGFGEVYKAQLRDGCVVAIKKLIHVTGQGDREFMAEMETIGKVKHRNLVPLLGYCKIGEERLLVYEYMKWGSLEAVLHDRAKGGVSNLDWAARKKIAIGSARGLAFLHHSCIPHIIHRDMKSSNVLLDENFEARVSDFGMARLVNALDTHLSVSTLAGTPGYVPPEYYQSFRCTTKGDVYSYGVVLLELLSGKRPIDSLEFGDDNNLVGWAKQLQREKRSNEILDPELMTQKSGEAELFQYLNIAFECLDDRPFRRPTMIQVMAMFKELHVDTESDILDGFSLKDTVVEEL; encoded by the coding sequence atgaAGAGAGGGTGGAGGGCATCGTGGTCCGAAGAGCATGGGGTTGGCCTGTTTTGCTTTCTGTTGCTGCTAATGGCGTCAGACGCCAAAGATTTgtctgatgatgatgatgatgtggTGGGGTTATTGGCTTTCAAGTCCTCCTCCGTCGTGTCCGATCCCACTGGGTTCTTGAGTGATTGGAGTCATGATTCTCCCCGTCCCTGCGCGTGGAGGGGCGTCTCGTGCTCCTCCAGTGGCCGGGTGGTTGCGCTCGACCTCACCAACGCTGGCCTGGTTGGTTCTCTCCAGCTTTCTCGACTTTTGGCGCTTGAAAATCTTCGACACGTCCATTTTCACGGCAATCACTTCTCGGAGGGCGACCTCTCCCGGTCCTACAGGGGCTCTTGCAAGCTTGAGACCTTAGATTTGTCCGCTAACAACTTGACGCTTCCGCTTGCAGGACCACCTCTCCTGTTGGGTTGCCAACGCCTTGCTTCCCTCAACCTCTCCCGCAATTTTATCCCCGGAGGCAGTCTCGCCTTCGGCCCTTCTCTGCTCCAGCTCGACCTTTCCCGCAATAAAATTTCTGATTCAGCTTTCGTCGACCACTTTCTCTCCAACTGTCAGAATTTGAATCTTTTCAATCTCTCCGATAATAAGCTTGCTGCCAAACTGAGcgcctcctctctctctccctgcAAAAACCTCTCCACCCTTGACCTCTCTTACAATCTCTTGTCTGGGGAGATGCCCGTGGGCCATTCATCACCCCCGTCTCTGAGGCTTCTGGATCTCTCTCACAACAACTTCTCTGCTAAATTATCCAGCATTGAGTTTGGGGAATGTGGGAATCTTACTGTGCTCGATCTGTCCCACAATGATTTCTCTGGCACCGACTTCCCACCCAGCCTGAGAAATTGCGAGCTTCTTGAGACGCTTGACCTTTCTCATAATGTGCTAGAGTACAAGATCCCAGGGGACTTGTTGGGGAACCTCAGGAATTTGCGGTGGTTGTCGCTGGCCCATAATCGTTTCATGGGTGAGATTCCCCCAGAACTGGCTGCAACTTGTGGGACTCTGCAGGGGCTGGACCTTTCTGCAAACAACCTTTCTGGTGGGTTCCCTTTGACTTTTGCATCCTGCTCGTCTCTGGTTAGCCTCAACCTGGGCAACAATAGGCTGTCCGGGGATTTCCTTACCATGGTCATCAGTACTCTCCCCAGTTTAAAATATCTCTATGTCCCCTTCAACAACCTAACTGGTTCTGTACCCCTGTCCCTGACGAACTGCACTCAATTGCAAGTGCTTGATCTCAGTTCTAATGCCTTCACGGGGACCTTTCCTCCTGGCTTCTGCTCTGATGCATCCCAGTCAGTCCTTGAGAAGATTCTCTTGGCCGACAATTTCCTCTCAGGGACAGTTCCCTTGGAGCTCGGAAACTGCCAGAAACTGAGGTCAATTGATCTTAGCTTCAACAACTTGAGTGGCCCAATTCCTTATGAAATTTGGACCCTACCAAATCTTTCTGATCTGGTTATGTGGGCAAACAACCTCACTGGTGAAATCCCAGAAGGCATTTGCATTAAGGGAGGAAATTTAGAGACCCTGATTCTCAACAACAATCGGATAAATGGAACTATTCCACTCTCCCTTGCCAACTGCACAAATTTGATATGGGTTTCACTTGCCAGCAACCAGCTTACCGGAGAAATCCCTGCTGGTATTGGAAATCTCCATAACCTTGCTGTCCTCCAATTGGGTAACAATACACTTAATGGACGGATCCCCTCAGAGCTTGGAAAGTGCCAAAATCTCATTTGGCTCGATTTAAACAGCAATGGTTTTAGTGGTTCAGTACCATCTGAGCTCGCCAGTGAAGCTGGCCTAGTCACGCCTGGACTTGTTTCAGGGAAGCAGTTTGCATTCGTGAGAAATGAGGGTGGGACAGCTTGCAGAGGTGCTGGAGGACTTGTTGAATTTGAGGGCATCCGGTCGGAGAGACTGGCAAGTTTTCCTATGGTTCACTCTTGCCCATCAACCAGAATCTACTCTGGTGTAACGGTTTACACGTTTTCGAGCAATGGCAGCATGATCTACCTTGATCTCTCCTACAATTCCTTGTCGGGAACTATACCTCAAAGTTTTGGTTCTTTAAACTATTTGCAGGTCTTGAATTTGGGACACAACCAGCTAACTGGAAATATACCTGACAGCCTGGGAGGTTTGAAGGCAATTGGAGTCTTGGATCTCTCTCATAATAACCTTCAAGGATACATCCCCGGAGCACTAGGGTCTCTCTCATTTCTCAGTGATCTTGATGTGTCGAACAACAACCTCACTGGTCCAATCCCTTCTGGAGGGCAGTTGACCACTTTCCCAGCCTCCAGATATGATAACAATTCTGGCCTTTGCGGAGTTCCTTTACCCCCTTGTGGCTCTGATGCTGGAGATCACCCCCAGGCAAGCTCTTATAGTCGAAAAAGGAAACAGCAGGCTGTGGCTGCAGAAATGGTCATTGGCATCACCGTCTCACTTTTCTGTATCTTTGGCCTTACATTGGCTCTTTACAGGATGAGGAAGAACCAGCGGACGGAGGAACAGAGAGATAAATATATTGAAAGTCTTCCAACTTCTGGTAGCAGCAGCTGGAAACTTTCTAGTGTTCCTGAGCCTCTGAGCATCAATGTTGCCACATTTGAAAAACCTCTGAGGAAGCTGACTTTTGCCCATCTCCTTGAAGCTACCAATGGCTTCAGTGCTGAAAGTTTAATTGGATCTGGAGGGTTTGGTGAGGTCTACAAGGCCCAACTGAGAGATGGATGTGTTGTTGCGATCAAGAAGCTTATTCATGTCACAGGACAGGGAGACAGAGAATTTATGGCAGAAATGGAAACCATTGGAAAGGTAAAGCATCGGAACCTAGTTCCTTTGTTGGGTTACTGCAAAATTGGGGAGGAGAGGCTTCTTGTATATGAGTACATGAAATGGGGGAGTTTGGAGGCTGTTCTTCATGATAGGGCCAAAGGAGGGGTCTCCAATCTTGACTGGGCAGCAAGAAAGAAGATTGCCATTGGGTCAGCAAGAGGTCTTGCATTCCTTCATCACAGCTGCATACCTCACATTATCCACCGAGACATGAAGTCTAGCAATGTTCTTCTAGATGAAAACTTTGAGGCCAGGGTGTCTGATTTTGGCATGGCAAGATTGGTGAATGCCCTAGACACTCATCTCAGTGTGAGCACCCTTGCAGGGACTCCGGGGTATGTTCCACCAGAATACTACCAGAGTTTCAGGTGCACAACAAAAGGGGATGTATACAGCTACGGTGTTGTTTTGCTGGAGCTTCTCTCAGGCAAGAGGCCAATAGATTCATTGGAGTTTGGTGATGACAACAACCTTGTTGGGTGGGCAAAGCAGCttcaaagggaaaaaagaagcaATGAGATATTGGACCCTGAGTTGATGACGCAGAAATCTGGGGAGGCTGAACTGTTCCAGTACCTAAATATTGCCTTTGAGTGCCTAGACGACAGGCCGTTCCGACGGCCAACCATGATTCAGGTGATGGCGATGTTTAAAGAGCTTCATGTTGATACAGAAAGTGATATCCTAGATGGTTTCTCACTGAAAGACACGGTTGTTGAGGAATTATGA